A stretch of Miscanthus floridulus cultivar M001 chromosome 13, ASM1932011v1, whole genome shotgun sequence DNA encodes these proteins:
- the LOC136500263 gene encoding uncharacterized protein, translating into MPPTICTGLNAKRGLPPVIPIRISTLTRLKPQPGPRPTARQRHHCPMSLPVALANGYGPPPPPLRDPAGRGPPSPNALRSSARGPDPAAGEPNLPPPEPIAEAAPIVDGEQQPHLPPPRASLRPRQPAGRGTRPRARAAASTDHGREQPSWTHRPGRRRHASTLPDARSARAGRHRHADNLPNVDQDKASPDPCTLELEPIAGGCLAQEFLRERERGGGGGGGGGGERDPAATILALHRPPASSSGGGQAVERTWGGASGGG; encoded by the coding sequence ATGCCCCCGACCATCTGCACAGGTCTCAATGCCAAGCGAGGGTTGCCGCCCGTCATTCCCATCCGGATCTCAACCCTGACAAGACTGAAGCCACAACCAGGACCTAGGCCGACAGCAAGGCAGCGTCACCACTGTCCAATGTCGCTGCCGGTCGCCCTCGCCAATGGTTAtgggccgccaccaccgccgctgcgGGACCCTGCGGGGCGAGGACCACCGTCGCCGAACGCGCTCAGATCCAGCGCAAGAGGACCAGATCCGGCCGCCGGAGAACCAAATCTGCCACCCCCTGAGCCAATCGCAGAGGCCGCGCCTATAGTCGACGGCGAGCAGCAGCCACATCTACCTCCGCCGAGAGCGTCGCTCCGGCCACGCCAACCAGCAGGGCGCGGTACAAGGCCGAGGGCGCGCGCTGCGGCTTCCACCGACCATGGACGGGAACAGCCGAGCTGGACCCACCGCCCTGGCAGGCGCAGGCACGCAAGCACCCTCCCCGATGCTAGATCCGCGCGTGCCGGTAGGCATAGGCACGCAGACAACCTCCCCAACGTAGATCAGGACAAGGCGTCACCGGATCCATGCACATTGGAGCTGGAGCCGATTGCCGGTGGCTGCCTCGCACAGGAGTTCctccgggagagagagagaggaggaggaggaggaggaggaggaggaggagagagagaccCAGCCGCCACCATCCTTGCTCTCCACCGGCCTCCAGCATCGAGCTCCGGCGGCGGCCAGGCGGTGGAGCGCACGTGGGGAGGCGCTAGTGGCGGTGGGTAA
- the LOC136500335 gene encoding uncharacterized protein — translation MQHLMIQTNCFRQVPEMQVRRITLQSCRTRRWIKVWSTTKRFKTCHNCPEMQFLVPSITQCCRNNRQVPEIISKLLQLCHHLREMQFSCLQKRILCPMDHWI, via the exons ATGCAACATCTGATGATTCAGACCAATTGCTTCAGGCAGGTGCCGGAGATGCAG GTGCGCAGGATAACCTTGCAGTCGTGCCGCACCCGCAGGTGGATCAAG GTGTGGAGCACGACCAAGCGCTTCAAAACGTGCCACAACTGCCCGGAGATGCAG TTTCTGGTGCCGAGCATAACCCAGTGCTGCCGCAACAACAGGCAGGTCCCGGAGATCATATCCAAGCTCTTGCAGTTATGCCACCACCTCAGGGAAATGCAG TTCAGCTGCCTGCAGAAGAGAATTCTTTGCCCCATGGATCATTGGATATAG